In Akkermansia muciniphila ATCC BAA-835, the genomic stretch AAAGCCGTCCGCCGGTCCCAAACAGGTCGTCGTCAGCCACCGTCCGGAAACCGAACCCATCTCTCTGGCAGCCCAAATGAGGGAAACTGCCCCTGCGGCGGCATCCGCACAACCTCCGGCAGAAGCCGCAACTGCCGCAACGGAAACGCCCAAGCCGGAAAAGCAGGAACCTCCGCGCAGGAAAAGCCGTTTCCGAATCGGTTCCTGATGGAATTCTTCCCTTTCCCACTAAATAAAGCCATGTATCACGTTTCCATTTTAGGACTGGGCCTCATTGGCTCACGGATTGCACGCCATATGGCCGGAATGGGCGACAAGGTCACCGTCTGGAACAGAACTCCGCGGGAAGATTTTCCGGAAGCGGTTCCTACCCCGGCGGATGCGGCACGCGCTTCCAAAGTTATCCAGCTCTACCTGAAAGACAGGAATGCCTGTCTGGAAGTGTTTGAACAAATGAGAGGGGCTCTGACACCGGAGCATATCATTCTGAACCATTCAACCATTGACCTGGCGACCGTCGGCAAACTCTCCCTGATGAGTTCCGCCATCGGCTGCACGTATGTGGATTGCCCGTTCACCGGCTCCCGTTTGCCCGCGGAAAAAGGGGAACTGGTTTACTACGTTGGCACGGATTCCACCACACTGGACCGCATACGCCCCGTGCTGGAGCACAGTTCCCGGGACATCCTGCACCTGGGCGGCATCGGAGCCGGCACCGTCGTCAAACTGGTCACCAACATGGTCTCCGCCACCATGGTGCAGAGTTTGGGCGAAGCCCTGGCCATCTCCCAGGCGTACGGCATTTCCCCGGAAATGCTGGGCCAGGCCATTTCCCGGAACGT encodes the following:
- a CDS encoding NAD(P)-dependent oxidoreductase, with the translated sequence MYHVSILGLGLIGSRIARHMAGMGDKVTVWNRTPREDFPEAVPTPADAARASKVIQLYLKDRNACLEVFEQMRGALTPEHIILNHSTIDLATVGKLSLMSSAIGCTYVDCPFTGSRLPAEKGELVYYVGTDSTTLDRIRPVLEHSSRDILHLGGIGAGTVVKLVTNMVSATMVQSLGEALAISQAYGISPEMLGQAISRNVIASPLAAFKLPLMAKRDFSTHFSLDNMRKDSIYAQELAAEKGIHPPVAALVSSIMGRLCREGRAEEDFSCLAEQFD